The following are from one region of the Klebsiella aerogenes genome:
- the thpR gene encoding RNA 2',3'-cyclic phosphodiesterase has protein sequence MSEPKRLFFALELPKAIQKQIIHWRATHFADDAGRPVAADNLHLTLAFLGDVSAEKQRALSAMAGRIQQPAFTLTLDDAGQWLRSRVVWLGTRQPPRGMLQLANMLRAQAARSGCYQSPQPFHPHITLLRDARHAVPIPPPGFQWQVPVDDFVLYESSFSRGRTRYRALERYPFTKDA, from the coding sequence ATGTCCGAGCCGAAACGGCTGTTTTTCGCCCTTGAGCTGCCGAAAGCGATACAAAAACAGATTATCCACTGGCGCGCCACCCATTTTGCCGATGATGCCGGAAGGCCGGTCGCCGCCGATAACCTGCACCTGACGCTGGCGTTTCTCGGCGATGTTAGCGCTGAAAAGCAGCGCGCGCTGTCGGCCATGGCCGGGCGCATTCAGCAGCCGGCGTTTACCCTCACGCTCGACGATGCTGGCCAGTGGCTGCGCTCGCGAGTGGTATGGCTCGGCACCCGCCAGCCGCCGCGCGGCATGCTGCAATTAGCCAACATGCTGCGCGCTCAGGCGGCGCGTAGCGGCTGCTATCAAAGCCCGCAGCCGTTTCACCCCCATATCACCCTGCTGCGCGATGCGCGCCATGCGGTGCCGATCCCGCCGCCGGGTTTTCAATGGCAAGTGCCGGTCGATGATTTTGTGCTTTATGAGTCCAGCTTTAGCCGCGGGCGCACCCGCTACCGCGCGCTGGAACGTTATCCATTTACCAAGGATGCCTGA
- the fhuA gene encoding ferrichrome porin FhuA produces MARPKTAQPNHSLRKIAVVVATAVSGMSVYAQAAEQPKEETLVVTAAPASQESAWGPAPTIAAKRSATATKTDTPIEKTPQSISVVTNEEMQMHQFQSVKEALGYTPGVTVSSRGASNTYDFVIIRGFSSVGLNQNNYLDGLKLQGDFYNDAVVDPYMLERVEVMRGPTSVLYGKSNPGGIVSMVSKRPTTEPLKEVQFKMGTDNLFQTGFDFSDVLDEDGVFSYRLTGVARSNNEQQQNAEQQRYAIAPSFSWRPDDKTNFTFLSYFQNEPETGYYGWLPKEGTVQPLPNGGHLPTSFNEGATNNTYSRNQKMVGYSFEHGFNDTFTVRQNLRFSEMKVAQKSAYGTGLCNNSMNSFNSYCQSLTSEQQAHYLGRGTVVDNERLQNFSVDTQLQSNFSTGDVDHILLTGVDYMRMRNDISALFGNAPSLDLNNLPSMSSVDFGDAVPYQMNESKQTGIYVQDQAEWNKWVLTLGGRYDWSKQATTVRSDNGYIERNDHQFTWRGGVNYLFDNGISPYVSYSQSFEPNAFSLYSTPRVAYAPSKGEQYEAGVKYVPKDMPVVVTGAVYQLTKSDTLMADPNNALNQVPAGEIRSRGVELEAKAALNANINMTASYTYTDAIYTKDTNLKGNTVVQVPKHMASLWGDYTFYDGPLSGLTLGTGGRFIGSSYGDPANTFKVGSAAVMDAVVKYDLARFGMAGSSIAVNVNNLLDREYVASCFETYGCFWGAERQVVATATFRF; encoded by the coding sequence ATGGCGCGTCCAAAAACTGCTCAGCCAAATCACTCGCTGCGTAAAATCGCAGTTGTAGTAGCCACGGCGGTTAGCGGCATGTCTGTCTATGCACAGGCTGCGGAACAACCGAAAGAAGAAACCCTCGTCGTTACTGCGGCACCAGCCAGCCAGGAAAGCGCCTGGGGACCCGCACCGACGATTGCGGCCAAGCGTTCCGCAACGGCGACCAAAACCGATACCCCGATCGAAAAAACGCCGCAATCTATCTCCGTGGTGACAAATGAAGAGATGCAAATGCATCAATTCCAATCCGTTAAGGAAGCACTTGGATATACGCCAGGGGTGACGGTTAGCAGTCGGGGGGCATCTAATACTTATGATTTTGTTATCATCCGCGGTTTCTCGTCAGTAGGTTTGAACCAGAATAACTATCTGGATGGGTTAAAGTTACAAGGCGATTTTTACAACGATGCTGTCGTTGATCCGTACATGCTGGAGCGTGTTGAGGTAATGCGCGGGCCAACATCGGTACTTTATGGGAAAAGTAATCCCGGTGGCATTGTCAGTATGGTTAGTAAACGACCTACGACTGAGCCACTAAAAGAAGTTCAGTTTAAGATGGGAACAGATAATCTGTTCCAGACAGGTTTTGATTTTAGTGACGTACTGGATGAGGATGGTGTGTTTTCGTACCGTCTGACAGGTGTTGCTCGCTCTAATAACGAACAGCAACAAAATGCGGAGCAGCAGCGTTATGCGATAGCGCCTTCTTTCTCATGGCGTCCTGACGATAAGACGAACTTTACTTTCTTATCTTATTTCCAAAATGAGCCGGAAACGGGTTACTACGGTTGGTTGCCGAAAGAAGGGACCGTTCAGCCACTTCCTAATGGCGGTCACCTACCAACCAGCTTTAACGAAGGCGCGACTAATAACACCTATTCACGTAATCAGAAGATGGTGGGTTATAGCTTCGAGCACGGTTTTAACGATACCTTCACAGTACGCCAGAATTTACGTTTCTCTGAAATGAAGGTTGCGCAAAAAAGCGCCTATGGCACCGGACTGTGTAACAACAGTATGAATTCCTTCAATTCCTACTGCCAGTCACTAACCTCAGAGCAGCAGGCTCATTATTTAGGTCGTGGCACAGTCGTTGATAACGAGCGTTTACAGAATTTTAGCGTTGATACTCAGCTTCAAAGCAATTTTTCAACAGGGGACGTCGATCATATTTTGCTGACTGGTGTCGACTATATGCGTATGCGTAACGATATCAGTGCCCTGTTTGGCAATGCACCGTCACTGGATCTTAATAATTTACCGTCTATGAGCAGCGTTGATTTTGGTGATGCTGTTCCTTATCAAATGAATGAAAGTAAGCAGACGGGAATTTATGTTCAGGACCAAGCCGAGTGGAATAAATGGGTTTTGACGTTGGGCGGGCGCTACGATTGGTCTAAACAAGCGACTACCGTACGCAGTGACAATGGCTACATTGAGCGTAATGACCATCAATTCACCTGGCGTGGTGGGGTCAACTATCTGTTTGATAACGGAATATCTCCATACGTTAGTTATAGCCAGTCCTTCGAACCGAATGCCTTTAGCTTGTATAGTACTCCACGTGTTGCCTATGCACCTTCTAAAGGTGAGCAGTACGAAGCGGGTGTGAAGTATGTGCCGAAAGATATGCCTGTTGTTGTTACTGGTGCCGTTTACCAGCTAACTAAGTCAGATACATTAATGGCGGATCCTAACAATGCGCTTAATCAGGTTCCAGCAGGTGAAATTCGTTCTCGTGGTGTTGAGTTAGAGGCGAAAGCGGCGTTGAATGCCAATATCAATATGACCGCTTCATATACATACACAGATGCTATCTATACCAAAGATACTAATCTGAAAGGAAATACTGTTGTTCAAGTACCTAAACATATGGCTTCCTTGTGGGGGGATTACACCTTCTACGATGGACCTTTATCTGGTTTAACCCTGGGTACCGGTGGTCGTTTTATTGGCTCCAGTTATGGCGATCCGGCAAACACCTTTAAAGTAGGAAGTGCAGCGGTGATGGATGCTGTTGTGAAATATGATCTGGCACGTTTTGGTATGGCAGGTTCAAGTATCGCGGTGAATGTTAATAATTTGCTCGATCGTGAGTATGTTGCCAGCTGCTTTGAAACATATGGTTGTTTCTGGGGCGCAGAACGTCAGGTCGTCGCCACTGCAACCTTCCGCTTCTAA
- the mrcB gene encoding bifunctional glycosyl transferase/transpeptidase, translating to MAGDDREPIGRKGRPSRPAKQKVTRRRVREEDYDDDYDDDYEDERPMPKKGKGKGNKPRRKRSWLWFLVKLGIVFAVIIAAYGVYLDQKIRSRIDGKVWELPAAVYGRMVNLEPDMQISKNEMVRLLNATQYRQVSAMTRPGEYTVQANSIEMIRRPFDFPDSKEGQVRARLTFDGDHLDTIENMDNNRQFGFFRLDPRLITMLQSANGEQRLFVKRSGFPDLLVDTLLATEDRHFYEHDGISLYSMGRAVLANLTAGRTVQGASTLTQQLVKNLFLSSERSYWRKANEAYMALIVDARYSKDRILELYMNEVYLGQSGDNEIRGFPLASLYYFGRPVEELSLDQQALLVGMVKGASIYNPWRNPKLALERRNLVLRLLQQQNVIDQDLYDMLSARPLGVQPRGGVISPQPAFMQMVRQELQAKLGDKVKDLSGVKIFTTFDPVAQDAAEKAATEGIPVLKKQRKLPDLETAMVVVDRFTGEVRAMVGGAEPQFAGYNRAMQARRSIGSLAKPATYLTALSQPNQYRLNTWIADAPVTIRLSNGQTWSPQNDDRRFSGQVMLVDALTRSMNVPTVNLGMSLGLPAITDTWQKLGVPKEQLNAVPAMILGALNLTPIEVAQAFQTIASGGNRATLSALRSVIAEDGTVLYQSYPQAERAVPAQAAYMTLWTMQQVVQRGTGRQLGAKYPGLHLAGKTGTTNNNVDTWFAGIDGSQVTITWVGRDNNQPTKLYGASGAMSIYQRYLANQTPTPLVLTPPEDVVDMGVDSNGFFQCSGGMRSLPVWTTSPDALCRQGEALQQQQQQQQDANNPFNQSGQQQPANQPQQQQQPAKQEKSDGVAGWIKDMFGGN from the coding sequence ATGGCGGGAGATGACCGCGAGCCTATCGGACGTAAGGGGAGACCTTCACGACCGGCAAAACAAAAAGTCACCCGTCGCCGGGTCCGGGAAGAGGACTACGACGATGATTATGATGACGATTATGAGGATGAACGACCAATGCCGAAGAAAGGGAAAGGCAAAGGCAATAAGCCTCGTCGTAAGCGCAGTTGGCTGTGGTTCCTGGTCAAGCTGGGGATTGTCTTTGCGGTCATTATTGCCGCCTATGGCGTCTACCTCGACCAGAAAATTCGCAGTCGCATTGACGGTAAAGTCTGGGAACTGCCGGCGGCGGTGTATGGCCGGATGGTCAACCTTGAGCCGGATATGCAGATCAGCAAAAACGAGATGGTGCGCCTGCTCAATGCCACCCAGTACCGTCAGGTTAGCGCGATGACGCGCCCTGGCGAATACACCGTGCAGGCTAACAGCATCGAGATGATCCGCCGTCCATTCGATTTCCCGGATAGCAAAGAGGGGCAGGTGCGCGCGCGTCTGACCTTCGATGGCGATCATCTGGATACCATCGAGAATATGGATAACAACCGTCAGTTCGGTTTCTTCCGTCTCGATCCGCGCCTGATCACCATGCTGCAATCGGCGAACGGCGAACAGCGCCTGTTCGTCAAGCGCAGCGGCTTCCCGGATCTGCTGGTGGATACCCTGCTGGCGACCGAAGACCGTCACTTCTACGAGCATGACGGCATTAGCCTGTATTCGATGGGCCGCGCGGTGCTGGCTAACCTGACGGCGGGGCGCACGGTGCAGGGGGCGAGTACCCTGACTCAGCAGTTGGTGAAGAACCTGTTCCTCTCCAGCGAGCGCTCCTACTGGCGTAAGGCTAACGAAGCTTACATGGCGCTGATCGTCGATGCCCGCTACAGCAAAGATCGCATCCTTGAGCTGTACATGAACGAGGTGTACCTCGGTCAGAGCGGCGATAACGAAATCCGCGGCTTCCCGCTGGCGAGCCTGTACTACTTTGGTCGCCCGGTGGAAGAGCTGAGCCTCGATCAGCAGGCGCTGCTGGTCGGGATGGTGAAAGGGGCGTCGATCTACAACCCATGGCGTAACCCGAAGTTGGCGCTGGAGCGACGCAACCTGGTGCTGCGTTTGTTGCAGCAGCAGAACGTTATCGACCAGGACCTGTACGATATGCTGAGTGCGCGTCCACTGGGCGTGCAGCCGCGCGGTGGGGTAATTTCTCCGCAGCCGGCGTTCATGCAGATGGTGCGTCAGGAGCTGCAGGCGAAACTGGGCGATAAAGTAAAAGATCTCTCCGGCGTGAAGATCTTCACCACCTTCGATCCTGTTGCACAGGATGCGGCGGAAAAAGCGGCCACCGAAGGGATCCCGGTACTGAAGAAACAGCGCAAGTTGCCGGATCTGGAAACCGCGATGGTGGTTGTCGACCGCTTTACCGGCGAAGTCCGGGCGATGGTCGGCGGCGCGGAGCCGCAGTTTGCTGGCTATAACCGTGCCATGCAGGCCCGTCGTTCGATTGGTTCGTTGGCGAAACCGGCTACCTATCTGACGGCGCTGAGCCAGCCGAACCAGTACCGTCTGAATACATGGATTGCCGATGCGCCGGTGACGATTCGCTTGTCGAACGGCCAGACCTGGTCGCCGCAGAACGATGACCGTCGCTTTAGCGGTCAGGTGATGCTGGTGGATGCTCTGACCCGTTCCATGAACGTGCCGACGGTTAACCTCGGGATGTCGCTGGGCTTGCCGGCGATCACCGATACCTGGCAGAAGCTGGGCGTGCCGAAAGAGCAGCTGAATGCGGTACCGGCGATGATCCTCGGCGCCCTGAACCTGACGCCTATCGAAGTGGCGCAGGCGTTCCAGACTATCGCCAGCGGTGGTAACCGTGCGACGCTGTCGGCGCTGCGTTCCGTTATCGCTGAAGACGGTACGGTGCTGTATCAGAGCTACCCACAGGCGGAACGCGCCGTTCCAGCGCAGGCGGCCTATATGACGTTGTGGACGATGCAGCAGGTTGTGCAGCGCGGTACCGGTCGTCAGCTCGGCGCCAAGTACCCGGGCCTGCATCTGGCAGGTAAAACCGGGACCACCAACAATAACGTGGATACCTGGTTCGCCGGTATCGATGGCAGCCAGGTCACGATTACCTGGGTAGGCCGCGATAACAACCAGCCGACCAAGCTGTACGGGGCCAGCGGTGCGATGTCGATTTATCAGCGCTACCTGGCTAACCAGACGCCGACACCACTGGTGCTGACGCCGCCGGAAGACGTGGTGGATATGGGCGTGGACAGCAACGGTTTCTTCCAGTGCAGCGGCGGTATGCGTTCTCTGCCGGTATGGACCACCTCGCCGGATGCGCTGTGCCGTCAGGGCGAAGCCCTGCAGCAACAGCAACAGCAGCAACAGGATGCGAACAACCCGTTTAACCAGTCCGGGCAGCAGCAACCTGCTAATCAGCCGCAGCAGCAACAGCAGCCGGCGAAGCAGGAGAAGAGCGACGGCGTTGCCGGTTGGATTAAAGATATGTTTGGCGGCAACTAA
- the hrpB gene encoding ATP-dependent helicase HrpB has protein sequence MSSLPVAAILPELLIALQQAPQVLLNAPTGAGKSTWLPLQILAEGKINGRIILLEPRRLAARNVAQRLAELLGEKPGETVGYRMRAETCVGPNTRLEVVTEGILTRTLQQDPELSGVGLVILDEFHERSLQADLALALLLDVQQGLRDDLKLLIMSATLDNDRLQRLLPDAPVVVSEGRAFPVERRYAPLASHQRFAEAVASAAADLLRGEQGSMLLFLPGVGEIQRVQEQLSERVASDVLLCPLYGALPLSEQRKAILPAPVGMRKVVLATNIAETSLTIEGIRLVVDSAQERVARFDPRTGLTRLITQRISQASMTQRAGRAGRLEPGICLHLLAKEQAERAAAQSEPEILQSDLSGLLLELLQWGCRDPAELCWLDLPPAVNLAAARRLLTTLSALEGERLSAHGRKMATLGNDPRLAAMLTAADSPADAVTAAKLAAILEEPPRGGSCDLGAAFARQQGNWQQRSQQLLKRLARRGGQPDARRMAALLAPAFADRIARRRGQEGRYQLANGMGAMLDADDALNRHEWLIAPLLLQGSSAPDARILLALPVDIGELVEQCPALAARSDTVEWNEAQGTLKAWRRTCIGQLVIKNQPLAKPSEEELHQAMLNGIRDKGLGVLNWTPEAEQLRLRLHCASQWLPEAGWPAVDDASLLASLEAWLLPQLGGVHSLRALRAVDLCRALQNWLPWPLRQKLDNELPTHYTVPTGSRIAIRYHEDNPPALAVRMQEMFGEATTPQIAEGRVPLVLELLSPAQRPLQITRDLSAFWQGAYREVQKEMKGRYPKHVWPDDPANTAPTRRTKKYS, from the coding sequence GTGTCCTCATTGCCGGTTGCCGCCATCCTCCCTGAACTTCTCATTGCTTTGCAGCAGGCGCCGCAGGTGCTGCTTAATGCGCCCACCGGTGCGGGTAAATCGACCTGGCTGCCGCTACAGATCCTCGCTGAGGGTAAAATTAACGGCCGGATCATCTTGCTGGAGCCGCGGCGGTTGGCGGCGCGTAACGTCGCCCAGCGACTGGCGGAACTACTGGGCGAAAAGCCAGGTGAAACGGTGGGCTATCGCATGCGCGCTGAGACCTGTGTGGGGCCGAATACCCGCCTTGAAGTGGTGACTGAAGGGATCTTAACCCGCACTTTGCAGCAGGATCCGGAACTTTCCGGCGTGGGGCTGGTGATCCTCGACGAGTTTCATGAACGTAGCCTGCAGGCGGATCTGGCATTGGCATTGTTGCTTGATGTACAGCAGGGGCTGCGCGATGACCTCAAACTGTTGATCATGTCGGCGACGCTGGATAACGATCGTCTGCAACGCCTGCTGCCGGATGCGCCGGTAGTGGTCTCCGAAGGGCGCGCCTTCCCGGTCGAACGTCGTTATGCGCCGCTGGCGAGTCATCAGCGCTTTGCCGAAGCGGTGGCGAGCGCTGCGGCGGATCTGTTGCGCGGGGAGCAGGGTTCAATGCTGCTGTTTCTGCCCGGCGTCGGCGAAATTCAGCGCGTGCAGGAGCAATTAAGCGAGCGAGTGGCCAGCGATGTGCTGTTATGCCCGCTGTACGGCGCGTTGCCGCTGAGCGAACAGCGTAAAGCGATCCTCCCGGCTCCGGTCGGAATGCGCAAAGTGGTGCTGGCGACCAATATTGCCGAAACCAGTTTGACGATTGAGGGCATTCGCCTGGTGGTGGATAGCGCCCAGGAACGGGTGGCGCGTTTCGATCCGCGCACCGGCCTGACCCGGCTTATCACCCAACGTATCAGCCAGGCCTCGATGACCCAGCGCGCGGGGCGTGCCGGGCGTCTGGAGCCCGGGATCTGCCTGCATCTACTGGCGAAAGAACAAGCCGAACGCGCCGCGGCGCAGAGCGAGCCGGAAATCCTGCAAAGCGATCTATCAGGTTTGCTGCTGGAGCTATTACAGTGGGGCTGTCGCGATCCGGCAGAGCTGTGCTGGTTGGATCTGCCGCCAGCGGTGAATCTGGCGGCGGCGCGCCGCCTGCTGACGACGCTGTCGGCGCTGGAGGGCGAACGGCTTTCCGCTCATGGGCGCAAAATGGCGACGCTGGGTAACGACCCGCGTCTGGCGGCCATGCTGACGGCTGCCGATTCCCCGGCCGACGCGGTGACGGCGGCAAAACTGGCGGCGATCCTTGAAGAGCCGCCGCGCGGCGGTAGTTGCGATTTAGGCGCCGCGTTTGCGCGCCAACAGGGCAACTGGCAGCAGCGTTCGCAGCAGCTATTGAAGCGACTGGCTCGTCGCGGCGGCCAGCCTGACGCTCGGCGGATGGCGGCGCTGCTGGCGCCGGCGTTTGCCGACCGTATTGCCCGTCGTCGCGGCCAGGAGGGGCGTTATCAGTTGGCTAATGGCATGGGCGCGATGCTGGATGCCGATGATGCGCTGAATCGCCACGAGTGGTTAATCGCGCCGCTGCTGCTGCAGGGGAGTTCAGCGCCCGATGCACGCATTCTACTGGCGCTGCCGGTGGATATCGGCGAGTTAGTGGAACAGTGTCCCGCGCTGGCTGCGCGTTCTGACACCGTTGAGTGGAATGAGGCGCAGGGAACGCTAAAAGCCTGGCGGCGCACCTGTATCGGCCAATTGGTCATAAAAAACCAGCCGCTGGCGAAGCCGTCGGAAGAGGAGCTGCACCAGGCAATGCTCAACGGTATTCGCGATAAAGGGCTCGGGGTGCTGAACTGGACGCCGGAGGCCGAGCAGTTGCGCTTGCGTCTGCACTGCGCGTCGCAGTGGCTGCCGGAAGCCGGTTGGCCCGCCGTTGACGATGCTTCGCTGCTGGCCTCCCTGGAAGCGTGGTTGTTGCCGCAGTTGGGCGGCGTGCATTCGCTGCGCGCCTTAAGGGCGGTCGATCTGTGTCGGGCGCTACAAAACTGGCTGCCGTGGCCGCTGCGACAGAAACTGGATAACGAACTACCGACCCATTACACGGTGCCGACCGGCAGTCGTATCGCCATTCGCTATCATGAAGATAATCCCCCGGCGCTGGCGGTGCGGATGCAGGAAATGTTCGGCGAGGCGACAACGCCGCAGATCGCGGAAGGGCGGGTGCCGCTGGTGCTGGAATTACTGTCGCCAGCGCAGCGGCCGTTGCAAATCACCCGCGATCTCAGCGCCTTCTGGCAGGGGGCCTATCGCGAAGTACAAAAAGAGATGAAGGGGCGTTACCCGAAACACGTCTGGCCGGATGACCCGGCGAATACCGCGCCGACCCGGCGGACGAAGAAATATTCCTGA
- the dksA gene encoding RNA polymerase-binding protein DksA yields MQEGQNRKTSSLSILAIAGVEPYQEKPGEEYMNEAQLAHFKRILEAWRNQLRDEVDRTVTHMQDEAANFPDPVDRAAQEEEFSLELRNRDRERKLIKKIEKTLKKVEDEDFGFCESCGVEIGIRRLEARPTADLCIDCKTLAEIREKQMAG; encoded by the coding sequence ATGCAAGAAGGGCAAAACCGTAAAACATCGTCCCTGAGTATTCTCGCCATCGCTGGGGTGGAGCCGTACCAAGAGAAACCGGGCGAAGAGTATATGAACGAAGCCCAGCTGGCGCACTTCAAGCGCATTCTTGAAGCATGGCGTAATCAACTCAGGGATGAAGTGGATCGCACCGTAACGCATATGCAGGATGAAGCTGCTAACTTCCCGGATCCGGTCGACCGTGCCGCTCAGGAAGAAGAGTTCAGCCTGGAGCTGCGTAACCGCGACCGCGAACGTAAACTCATCAAAAAGATTGAGAAAACACTGAAAAAAGTCGAAGACGAAGACTTCGGCTTCTGCGAATCCTGTGGCGTGGAGATTGGCATTCGCCGTCTGGAAGCGCGTCCAACAGCTGATCTGTGCATTGATTGCAAGACGCTGGCGGAAATTCGCGAAAAACAGATGGCGGGTTAA
- the sfsA gene encoding DNA/RNA nuclease SfsA yields the protein MQFTPPLQSATLIKRYKRFLADVITPEGQELTLHCPNTGAMTGCATPGDTVWYSTSDNPKRKYAHTWELTETQQGAVICVNTLRANTLAKEAVLAGNIPALTGYNILKSEIKYGEENSRIDLMLQAEGRRNCYIEVKSVTLAEKEYGYFPDAVTERGQKHLRELMSVAAAGHRAVILFAVLHSAINRFSPAHHIDAKYAQLLIEAQEKGVEILAWKAELSTEMMTLNKPIAVALTPGN from the coding sequence ATGCAGTTCACTCCGCCTTTGCAGTCCGCCACCTTAATTAAACGTTACAAACGATTTCTGGCTGATGTCATCACGCCGGAGGGTCAGGAGTTAACGTTACACTGCCCGAATACCGGCGCCATGACCGGTTGCGCTACGCCGGGCGATACTGTCTGGTATTCCACTTCCGATAATCCTAAACGTAAATACGCGCACACATGGGAACTAACGGAAACCCAGCAAGGTGCCGTAATATGCGTCAATACGCTGCGGGCAAATACCCTGGCGAAAGAAGCGGTACTCGCTGGAAACATACCCGCGCTGACCGGGTATAACATTCTGAAAAGTGAAATAAAATATGGCGAAGAAAATAGCCGTATTGACCTTATGTTACAGGCAGAAGGCCGCCGCAACTGCTATATTGAAGTGAAATCGGTTACGTTGGCGGAAAAAGAGTACGGTTACTTCCCCGATGCCGTTACCGAGCGCGGTCAGAAGCACCTGCGGGAGCTGATGAGCGTGGCGGCCGCAGGCCATCGGGCAGTGATTTTATTCGCCGTACTGCATTCGGCGATAAACCGTTTCTCACCCGCGCATCATATTGATGCCAAATACGCACAGCTGTTGATAGAGGCGCAGGAAAAGGGGGTAGAAATTCTCGCCTGGAAAGCGGAACTTTCTACCGAAATGATGACTCTGAATAAGCCGATCGCCGTGGCGTTAACCCCCGGTAATTAA